In Mycobacterium gallinarum, a single window of DNA contains:
- a CDS encoding crotonase/enoyl-CoA hydratase family protein, translating into MSDEILTERRGRVLVITINRREARNAVNLAVSQGLADAVDELDADKDLSVAVLTGAGGNFCSGMDLKAFAAGEMVAIPGRGIGFTERPPRKPLISAVEGYALAGGTEVVLATDLVVASRTAKFGIPEVKRGLVAAGGGLLRLHRRIPYQKALQLALTGESFTAEQAEAWGFVNVLTEPGDALAGAIELAEQITANGPLAVATTKEIFVKSVGWSEDEMWKKQREYIVPIFSSNDAKEGAIAFAEKRAPNWTGT; encoded by the coding sequence GTGTCGGACGAAATCCTGACGGAGCGCCGGGGACGCGTCCTCGTCATCACGATCAATCGACGGGAAGCGCGAAATGCGGTCAACCTCGCCGTCAGTCAGGGCCTGGCCGACGCGGTCGATGAACTCGACGCGGACAAGGATCTATCGGTCGCCGTGTTGACCGGCGCGGGCGGCAACTTCTGTTCGGGCATGGATCTGAAGGCCTTCGCCGCAGGGGAGATGGTCGCGATTCCGGGTCGCGGCATCGGCTTCACCGAGCGGCCGCCACGCAAACCGCTGATCTCGGCAGTCGAAGGTTACGCGCTGGCCGGCGGCACCGAAGTCGTGCTCGCCACCGATCTGGTGGTCGCATCGAGGACGGCGAAGTTCGGCATCCCCGAGGTGAAGCGCGGCCTCGTGGCTGCCGGCGGCGGACTGCTACGTCTGCACAGGCGGATCCCGTACCAGAAGGCACTTCAGTTGGCGCTCACCGGTGAGAGCTTCACCGCCGAGCAGGCAGAAGCGTGGGGGTTCGTCAACGTGCTGACCGAACCGGGCGACGCGCTAGCCGGCGCAATCGAATTGGCCGAACAAATCACGGCCAACGGTCCGCTGGCGGTCGCCACCACCAAGGAGATCTTCGTCAAGTCTGTCGGCTGGAGCGAGGACGAGATGTGGAAGAAGCAACGCGAGTACATCGTTCCGATCTTCTCGTCGAACGACGCGAAAGAAGGCGCGATCGCGTTTGCGGAGAAGCGCGCACCCAACTGGACCGGCACCTGA
- a CDS encoding dihydrodipicolinate synthase family protein: protein MATAKEAREWARGNLRGIGNSLYTPFSGDDGDDIDWDAYRTLVRYCVGELRHPMLWCTSGIAEFWSLTIEERKRLLEVAIEEGRAADPGVVVQACTAAMSAKDCLELTLHAQQAGADIVYIQTPMMEAHGGAGVLRFFQYIADRSDIALGMFNSPSSGYVLTPAEGARIYDEIPAVCATKEGAFRPTASRQLHGLAPDLTIWECETTVYRAGWLRAGIVGPAQLGTSGYLYETPQHRVFSEYWELVWSDKLSDAIDYAERSGIDQFTVDIGGCFTCYPGRPDYFTHWGGAFKYAASVLGLPIGSYPHSRPPQAELSQEAKSRIDAAYRRFGLVG, encoded by the coding sequence GTGGCCACAGCCAAAGAGGCCCGCGAGTGGGCCCGCGGCAATCTGCGCGGGATCGGCAATTCCCTCTACACGCCGTTCAGCGGTGACGACGGCGACGACATCGACTGGGACGCCTACCGAACATTGGTGCGCTACTGCGTAGGCGAGTTGCGCCACCCCATGCTCTGGTGCACCAGCGGCATCGCGGAGTTCTGGTCACTGACGATTGAGGAACGAAAGCGGCTGCTGGAGGTCGCTATCGAAGAGGGGCGGGCCGCCGACCCCGGTGTCGTCGTGCAAGCATGCACCGCCGCGATGTCGGCGAAGGACTGCCTGGAACTGACGTTGCACGCGCAGCAGGCCGGTGCCGACATCGTCTACATCCAGACGCCGATGATGGAGGCGCACGGCGGAGCCGGAGTTCTACGGTTCTTCCAATACATCGCCGACCGCAGCGATATCGCGTTGGGCATGTTCAATTCGCCATCATCGGGTTACGTCTTGACGCCTGCCGAGGGCGCGCGGATCTACGACGAGATACCCGCGGTGTGCGCGACCAAGGAAGGCGCCTTCCGGCCCACGGCCAGCCGGCAGCTTCACGGCCTCGCTCCAGACCTGACGATCTGGGAATGCGAGACGACCGTCTACCGAGCCGGGTGGCTGCGCGCGGGGATCGTCGGACCCGCGCAACTGGGCACGTCGGGCTATCTCTACGAAACCCCGCAGCATCGAGTGTTCTCCGAATACTGGGAGCTCGTGTGGAGCGACAAATTGTCCGACGCGATCGACTACGCCGAGAGGTCGGGTATCGACCAGTTCACCGTCGACATCGGAGGGTGCTTCACGTGCTATCCGGGGCGGCCGGACTATTTCACCCACTGGGGCGGGGCGTTCAAGTACGCGGCATCGGTGCTCGGACTCCCCATCGGTTCATACCCCCACTCGCGGCCGCCGCAGGCCGAGCTTTCGCAGGAGGCGAAAAGCCGGATCGACGCAGCGTATAGGCGATTCGGATTGGTCGGCTGA
- a CDS encoding enoyl-CoA hydratase has translation MSVEDRVADPVAAREAEPVLYEVRDTGVAVLTLNRPERMNGWGGGLATTFYLRLDDAEADPDVRAIVVTGRGRAFCAGADMGDLSSISAATVDAAADTDVGKLVGARHPHFTTTMRKPVVAAINGACAGMGMTMALMCDVRFAADGAKFTTSFARRGLIAEYGISWILPRIVGQGVALDLLLSGRVFLADEAAHLGLVKEVVAPDELLPRAIAYAEDIAANCAPSSLAVIKQQVYADTMREVLDASDDAEKLMHESMQRPDFIEGITSFFEKRQPNFPPLKGQES, from the coding sequence GTGAGCGTTGAAGACCGCGTCGCCGACCCCGTTGCCGCCCGCGAGGCCGAACCGGTGCTCTACGAGGTGCGCGATACCGGCGTCGCGGTCCTGACGCTCAACCGGCCCGAACGCATGAATGGTTGGGGTGGCGGTCTGGCCACGACGTTCTACCTGCGTCTCGACGACGCCGAGGCCGATCCCGATGTTCGTGCCATCGTCGTCACCGGCCGGGGCCGCGCCTTCTGCGCAGGCGCGGACATGGGTGATCTCAGCTCGATCAGCGCCGCCACCGTCGACGCCGCAGCGGACACCGACGTCGGCAAGTTGGTCGGTGCGCGTCATCCTCACTTCACGACCACGATGCGCAAGCCGGTCGTCGCGGCAATCAACGGCGCGTGCGCAGGCATGGGTATGACGATGGCATTGATGTGCGATGTGCGGTTCGCTGCAGACGGTGCGAAATTCACCACGTCCTTCGCCCGACGGGGTCTGATCGCGGAGTACGGGATCTCCTGGATCCTGCCGCGCATCGTCGGTCAGGGTGTTGCACTGGACCTGCTGCTGTCCGGTCGCGTCTTCCTGGCCGACGAGGCGGCGCACCTCGGCCTGGTCAAAGAGGTCGTCGCACCAGACGAGTTGCTGCCGCGGGCGATCGCCTATGCCGAGGACATCGCCGCCAATTGCGCGCCCAGCTCGCTGGCGGTGATCAAGCAACAGGTGTACGCAGACACCATGCGCGAAGTATTGGATGCCAGCGACGATGCCGAGAAGCTGATGCACGAATCCATGCAGCGTCCCGATTTCATCGAAGGCATCACGAGCTTCTTCGAAAAGCGTCAGCCCAATTTCCCGCCTTTGAAAGGACAGGAATCGTGA
- a CDS encoding amidohydrolase family protein — translation MAIDVDNHYYETIDSCTRHLPKEFKRRGVQMLTEGKRTFAVMGGVVNHFIPNPTFDPIIEPGCLDLLFRGEIPEGVDPASLMKVDRLPDHPEYQNRDARVKILDKQNLETVFMLPTFACGVEEALKHDIDATMATVHAFNLWLDEDWGFDRPDHRFLSAPIISLADPDKAVEEVEFVLSRGAKNVCVRPAPVPGRVKPRSLGDPLHDPVWARLAEAGVPVIFHLSDSGYLAIAALWGGKATFEGFGKKDPLDQVLLDDRAIHDAMASMIVHQVFTRHPKLKVASIENGSYFVYRLIKRLKKAANTAPYHFKEDPVEQLKNNVWIAPYYEDDVKELAATIGVDKILFGSDWPHGEGLADPMNFTADIPQFPEFSYEDTRKVMRDNALELLGANVTASA, via the coding sequence ATGGCCATCGACGTCGACAACCACTATTACGAGACGATCGACTCGTGCACACGCCACCTGCCCAAGGAGTTCAAGCGCCGCGGCGTGCAGATGCTGACCGAGGGCAAGCGCACGTTCGCCGTCATGGGTGGCGTGGTCAATCACTTCATCCCGAATCCGACATTTGATCCGATCATCGAACCGGGCTGCCTGGATCTGTTGTTCCGCGGCGAAATCCCCGAAGGCGTCGATCCGGCATCACTGATGAAGGTCGACCGGTTGCCCGATCATCCCGAGTATCAGAATCGCGACGCCAGGGTGAAGATTCTCGACAAGCAGAACCTCGAAACCGTATTCATGCTGCCAACTTTCGCGTGCGGCGTGGAGGAAGCCCTCAAGCACGACATCGACGCGACCATGGCCACGGTGCACGCGTTCAATCTTTGGCTGGACGAGGACTGGGGCTTCGATCGCCCCGATCACCGGTTTCTGTCGGCGCCGATCATCTCGCTGGCCGATCCGGACAAGGCTGTGGAAGAGGTCGAGTTCGTCCTGTCCCGCGGCGCCAAGAACGTCTGTGTGCGGCCCGCGCCGGTCCCGGGCCGGGTCAAGCCACGCTCTCTGGGCGACCCGTTGCACGATCCGGTGTGGGCCCGGCTGGCCGAGGCCGGCGTTCCGGTGATCTTCCACCTGTCCGACAGCGGCTATCTCGCGATCGCGGCATTGTGGGGCGGCAAGGCCACGTTCGAGGGATTCGGCAAGAAGGATCCGTTGGACCAGGTGCTGCTCGACGACCGCGCCATCCACGACGCGATGGCCTCGATGATCGTGCATCAGGTCTTCACCCGGCACCCGAAACTCAAGGTCGCGAGCATCGAGAACGGCTCGTATTTCGTCTACCGGTTGATCAAACGGCTCAAGAAGGCTGCCAACACCGCGCCGTACCACTTCAAAGAAGATCCGGTCGAACAGCTGAAGAACAACGTCTGGATCGCGCCGTACTACGAGGACGACGTCAAGGAGCTCGCCGCAACGATCGGTGTCGACAAGATCCTGTTCGGCTCGGACTGGCCCCACGGTGAGGGTCTGGCCGATCCGATGAACTTCACCGCCGACATCCCGCAGTTCCCCGAGTTCAGCTACGAGGACACCCGGAAGGTGATGCGCGACAACGCACTCGAACTGCTTGGTGCGAACGTGACGGCTTCCGCCTAG
- a CDS encoding acyl-CoA synthetase produces MGEWTIGAVLDAIAEAVPDRLMTVCGTRRSTFGESAERTRRLANFLAAQGLGAHRERDELQNWECGQDRVALVMHNDLYPDAVIGSLKARTVPVNINYNYAPREVAELLEYLQPRAVIYHRSFGPTFADVLPPAAADVMIAVDDDSTVPLLPGAISFDDALAQGDTDHDLAPSPDDVMMVCTGGTTGRPKGVMWRQSDTYVVSMNGADHETVDEIHAKLGFEGQPWFAVSPLMHAAGMWTAFAGLLNGLPIVLYDKTRFDPRAVLETAEREKVGMMTMVGDAYAAPLVEELRAGSYDLSSMYAIGTGGAATNPKHQEALLELLPQITLINGYGSSETGNVGFGRSQHGDQKDTFVLREGALVLSENYSRFLQPGEQEVGFVARAGRIPLGYFDDEAATRKTFPVVEGRRVVISGDRGSLAADGSLQLFGRDSLVVNTGGEKVFVEEVEEVLRACSGVADALVVGRPSDRWGEELVALVALKEAVDVTPEQLHRQCTSHLARFKAPKEFIIVDQVRRLGNGKPDYRWAKAAAVQEASLT; encoded by the coding sequence ATGGGCGAATGGACCATCGGGGCGGTGCTCGACGCGATCGCCGAGGCCGTACCCGACCGGCTGATGACCGTCTGTGGAACACGCCGCAGCACGTTCGGCGAATCGGCGGAACGGACCCGTCGACTGGCCAATTTTCTGGCCGCCCAGGGCTTGGGCGCACACCGGGAACGGGACGAGCTGCAGAACTGGGAGTGCGGACAGGATCGCGTCGCACTGGTCATGCACAACGATCTCTACCCCGACGCGGTCATCGGCTCGTTGAAGGCGCGAACCGTGCCGGTCAACATCAACTACAACTACGCCCCGCGCGAGGTTGCCGAACTGCTGGAGTACCTGCAACCGCGGGCGGTGATCTATCACCGCTCGTTCGGGCCCACGTTCGCTGACGTGCTCCCGCCTGCCGCGGCGGACGTGATGATCGCGGTGGACGACGACAGCACCGTCCCGCTCCTGCCCGGCGCCATCAGCTTCGACGATGCTCTGGCGCAGGGCGATACGGACCACGATCTCGCGCCTTCACCGGACGACGTGATGATGGTGTGCACCGGCGGGACGACCGGCCGCCCGAAGGGTGTGATGTGGCGGCAGAGCGACACCTACGTGGTGTCCATGAACGGTGCCGACCACGAGACCGTCGACGAGATTCACGCCAAGCTCGGATTCGAAGGCCAGCCGTGGTTCGCGGTGTCCCCGCTGATGCATGCGGCGGGTATGTGGACGGCATTTGCGGGACTCCTCAACGGGTTGCCGATCGTCCTCTACGACAAGACACGCTTCGACCCGCGTGCGGTACTGGAGACCGCCGAGCGTGAGAAGGTCGGGATGATGACGATGGTCGGTGACGCCTACGCGGCCCCGCTGGTGGAGGAACTGCGCGCCGGTTCCTACGATCTGTCGTCGATGTATGCGATCGGCACCGGCGGAGCGGCGACCAATCCGAAACACCAAGAGGCTCTTCTGGAATTGCTGCCGCAGATCACCCTGATCAACGGATACGGCTCGTCGGAGACCGGGAACGTGGGCTTCGGGCGCAGCCAGCACGGAGACCAGAAGGACACGTTCGTACTCAGGGAGGGCGCGCTGGTCCTGTCTGAGAACTACAGCCGCTTCCTGCAACCGGGGGAGCAGGAAGTCGGCTTCGTCGCGCGTGCGGGGCGTATCCCGCTGGGGTACTTCGACGACGAGGCCGCCACCCGCAAGACGTTCCCCGTCGTCGAGGGGCGGCGGGTGGTGATCTCCGGGGACCGTGGCTCGCTGGCTGCCGATGGCTCGCTGCAGTTGTTCGGCCGAGATTCCCTTGTCGTCAACACCGGAGGCGAGAAGGTCTTCGTCGAAGAAGTCGAGGAAGTGCTGCGCGCCTGTTCGGGCGTGGCCGACGCGTTGGTGGTCGGGCGTCCGAGCGACCGCTGGGGTGAAGAACTCGTCGCCCTCGTGGCCCTGAAGGAGGCCGTCGAT